Part of the Diabrotica virgifera virgifera chromosome 6, PGI_DIABVI_V3a genome, AAATTAAGATtgtaacaaaaaagaagaaaaaattattaTGCATAAAAATAGTCATTTATTGGAAGATGAAGATATTGTGACACTTGAAGAAAATGATCTTATCGATAAAGTTGCGTACGTTTTGatgaaaatatatatcattttaaatgattttaaatccatctggctgattactgcaaccgagttaatgtctggcaaattaattttgcatttatttatgtgttaataatataatattaaaattacagacatactaaaatgatttatatttttctattattatttataataaatagcgtctggcgcgcatttagcaaccacagaaatgtctggcaattataattcatgtttctaataatgtttgagaagtaatgacaaaaaaattttttgtcttaaactaatttcaaatatatttacctgAATCTTttgtgacaaaaaaattttttgtcttaaactaatttcaaatatatttacctgAATCTTTTGTTTGCCTTATTTCTTAACACAGCCAGCGTACGTTTTGatgaaaatatgtatatataattttaaatgattttaaatccatctggctgattactgcaaccgagttaatgcctggcaaattaattttgcatttatttatgtgtaaataacataatattaaaatttcagacatactaaaatgatttaaatttttcaattattatttataaaaaatagcgtctggcgcatatttagcaaccacagaaatgcctggcagttataatttatatttctaataatgtttaaaaagtaatggcaaaaaaatttttcgtcttaaaataattttaaattcgatatatttacctgtacaggtatgctgcgcagtaatgaacgcaacctgtctcagtagccagatggccgggaAGGTGTTCGAGGATTCAtagagaataatatattaaagaatcagctgtcttaaaatactttctcgaaaacgttgagaGCCATTTAGACTATAGCGTCTGGCAcgtatttagcaaccacagaaatgtctggcaattataattcatatttctaataatgtttaaaaagtaatggcaaaaaaatttttcgtcttaaaataattttaaattcgatatatttacctgcacagatgcgctgcgcagtaatgaacgcaacctgtctcagtagccagatggccggtaaggTGTTCTAGGATGCATAGAGAATATTATATtaaagaatcagccgtcttaaaatagttgctcgaaaacgttgctagctcttagaccattcGGGCTTGTATCTGGATATCATATGGTCAaaaatcatcatccattcggcatcattaggttcatttgttattctactatatcctgatttaactggtacgttgctcaggttttctcgcagtctataatatcccattctcgcctcacctcttattgttatatgtaaaggagggagatccagtagtagtagtgcctccatagctgtagtaggtgtgcccctcatagcccccgtgatcTCGAGACAAGCAAGTTtttgcaccttgcttaatttaatgatggcacttttttgttgcacttttggccaccataccactgatgcatatgtaattgtggggtttactaccatgttataagtccaatataccatgtctggtctcaaaccccacatttttccatgagtacgtctggctaccattaacgtagTTACCGCTCTCTTCTttattctttctatctgctgattccaagtaagtcttgagtctaatattatcccgagatactttacttcactcaccagatttaaatgtagACCATTTAGACTTAGAGGACCCAATTCCTCTAAATTCCTCcttttagtaaatttcatgatttttGACTTTAGAGGACTTGATGTTAACTGATGACTTTAATTTATCACAtgagagttcacactggtgaaaaaccatatgaatgtgaaatttgtagtaagcagtttactACAAGATCTAGTTTAAATGATCATATGAGAATTCACagtggtgaaaaaccttataagtatgaaatttgtagtaagcagtttaaTCTAATTAGTAAATTAAATGCTCATAAAAGACTTCACACTAGTGAAAGGCCGTATAAAAATGTGAaagaccttataaatgtgaaatttgtagtaagcaatTTAAGCAACTAAATGCTTTAAATTATCATATGATACGTCACACTGGTGTCCAATGAAAACCATTCTGTAACTACGGTCAGAGCCTGTTCCATTTGATCTCTGAAtgtaccattaaattttccgtgggctaagatgactaggtcatccgcatagccCAGGGCATGATGCCTATCGTTGTCGAGTCTAGCGATCAGGCCATCCATGACCAGATTCCACAATAGAGGAGATAAAACTCCCCCATGTGGGCAGCCTCTGGCTACCTGAGCTGACACTGTATCCCCTAGCAATGTAGCATAGTATATGGTatggatgcggaccgcggtcagCCATTTGGTGAGCCCTGATCTAAGCTATAAaaaaacattcaaaataatgATTTGTCAAAAATTAAGATGTTTTGAAAATTGCCGCCCAAAATATCTTTACCCTGTATAAATCAGCGTTCTTGTGTTACTCCTCctgtatttaaaaaaacgaataaTGTCCGTAGTAAGATACAAATCCTTATTTATAATTTCGGTTTTATTTTAGGCGGTCCACGGGATATTACAGTGAAAGTTACCAAACCATCCAGTGCTGCCAAAGTACATTTGAAAACATGTACCGTTGAAAAACCATATatatgtgaaatttgtagtaagctgTTTACTCTAAAAGGTAATTTAAATACGCATAAACTAGTTCACCTcagtgaaaaaccttataaatgtgaaatttgtagtaagcagtaTACTCAACTAAGTAGCTTAAAGGATCATATGACAGTTCACACTGGTGAaagaccttataaatgtgaaatttgtagtaagctgTTTACTCTAAAAGGTAATTTAAATACGCATAAACTAGTTCACCTcagtgaaaaaccttataaatgtgaaatttgtagtaagcagtaTACTCAACTAAGTAGCTTAAAGGATCATATGACAGTTCACACTGGTGAaagaccttataaatgtgaaatttgtagtaagcaatTTACTCAAATTACTAATTTAAATACTCATGTCAAATGTCACAGTGGtaaaaaaccttataaatgtgaaatttgtagtaagcagtttactCAACTAAGTAGTTTAAAGGATCATATGagaattcacactggtgaaaaaccttataaatgtgaaatttgtagtaagcagttttCCCAAAGAAGTACTTTAATTTATCACAtgagagttcacactggtgaaaaaccatatgaatgtgaaatttgtagtaagcagtttactGCAAAATCTAGTTTAAATGATCATATGAGAATTCACagtggtgaaaaaccttataaatgtgaaatttgtagtaagcagtttaaTCTAATTAGTAATTTAAATGCTCATAAAAGACTTCACACTAGTGAaagaccttataaatgtgaaatttgtagtaagcagtttaaGCAACTAAATGGTTTAAATTATCATATGATAcgtcacactggtgaaaaaccttatgaatgtgaaatttgtaataaGCGGTTTGCTACAAAACATTATTTAAAGCTCCATATGAGACTTCACACtagtgaaaaaccttataaatgtgaaatttgtgatAAGTTGTTTACTCAACTCAGTCATTTAAAGCAGCATATGATAGTTCACACTGGTGAaagaccttataaatgtgaaatttgtagtaagaaattttcccaaaaaggtactttaaaatatcacatgcgagttcacactggtgaaaaaccttatgaatgtgaaatttgtaataaGCTGTTTATTCaactaattaatttaaagagTCATATGCAAGTTCACACTGGCGAAAGACcatataaatgtgaaatttgtaataaTCTGTTTACTACAAAAGGTAGTTTAAATAATCATATTATCAGAATTCACACTcgtgaaaaaccttataaatgatGTGAAATTTGTAATAAACTGTTTACTCAACTAAGTAATGTAAAGCGTGATATGAAATTTCACACTGGTGATTATAAAGGCGCATTCTCACGGTTCGATTTTGTAGTTGATTAACTTTAGTGGATCAACTAAAATCGGTCAAGTTTTTGTTCACACATTTCAAAGAAAATTGAAGCAATTAGTTTTAATAGAttatcctcgacacctaatggtaaaagatGCAATCGGTTATGTATGTatgtagttttaataaaatggcgGTAAGTGTAGTTCTACGCAAAAGTGTAAATATTATTAGTAGTTTACCAATTCGGCAACTCACGAAAATTATGTTAAGAAGGAATAAAGAACATAAAAACGTCGTTTCTGGATACGAAATTGGATTTAAAGAAGAAATGCATGTAATGTTTCAGAAACTCTGCTAAAAGAACTTGCTTTGGAAGATAGAGGATATAAAAATCTGAACATAACACTCTCTGACCACTTTAAACTCATTTTGTTGATTTGAAGGATAACTTTTTACACAGGCTGACGAGATAATAGTGGTTCAAGTCGACAGTCGACCAACAAATGTTCATACGCTTCAAAAGTAATTAAACTTGTCTGAAAAATGTCAAGTTGAACGATAAAGTTTGACTCAAACAAACTTTTGTTGAATCGACAAAAGTTGACTGATTAAAATTGAAACATATGTTCTCACAGCTACTATTATTCGATTTCAGTTGTTCCACTAAAGTTGATCAACTAAAATCGAACCGTGAGAATGCGCCCTAACTAAAATTTGCTTCAAACATTTTTTATGCACTGGTGAGAGACCTTACAACTGTGAAATTTACTTCAAACAGTTTACTCACAAAGGTTCTGTAAAAATCTTATTATAAATGTAAGCTTGTAAATATTGAACCTTAGATTTTAAGTTCCTTGTatagatttgtttttattttaattatcaGTATGAACACGAAAcgatagtctaagagctgggagcggattttgtgcgtgataagtaatatggaaaaactatacggggatatgttgaattagttgtgtacataacTTTTCCCAACACGGCCGGAAACCAAAGTGGAGAGTggaggacgagggtagttataaggggtcaaagtcgcggtttttattatttttgaagttatactttttaggcgcgattgaaggtgaaattttattaatctgcgctcatgcgcacacagacagtatcgagttcgttactaaatgttttaatttatgtatgtataagtccagaaaaggtgtggaaaggatatattagtgtttttaaaaatatttttctataaacttgttaaaaatgcaatttatagcactccataggagcgttaaaaatgctactttaaagcaccagtgctttaaatattttaagacactgcagttacagttgagtccgcgagtctttacccgtgcgtcatcatttaaaacatacgaaataagtcaaaaatttactaaacgcaacggcaagtggatattattccgatcacgggttataggataaaatttgacgttatcaaataaatagaaagTCAaattaagttttgctttaaaatgttggtgcataattacagctacatttgaagtagcttaataaattattttattatcattgattaataaataaataaacaatttataaaagaattcaataacatattttctttttgttattttattcactttggcggaaccttaaacacaagcattcaactgtgtcaacaatgaggttagctttgtacgttgtcaaaatttatcgtaaaataacataaacttattacaaaatttgtaactccaatataaaattagttgtgaaaacaactgtttgtatactataaaaaacttcaaaatgcaaaaaattcgacaaaaaccgcaaaaaattcaactgactgacagccacaaaagtaaacaaagcagaaacgtcaaaaaaaattgtgcttaaaatatgaaaacataccgaatcgtctttttctgtacctatctcttttcaatgcactgagtctagatggttcataaaaataacatgtgtttttacttaataacaaacggcagctggtttgtcattaatttcatacatggaagagaatgatgctaaataaaaagtatgtgttttatctcgccaggtattaatgacgcaccggtaaagactcgcggactcaactataaaagtgaattgtcaaattgtgaaacgtcaaaatatttatatttcatttattaacattaatattaatattgtccttttcatgagcatttttcagtgcctaacaaatgataggaaaaagggtaagtccgtgataatacacatttatgacatttattctaacatgacattttagttaaatctgacagttgtcacattttattttcaatttggaataaaaacaaatcaaatgtgtttcttgcatttataaaatggtattttctgtgatttgtatagtcttataaattatacagattatatttgtaatattattatctaattaaaaaaaaatattttttttattatggcgccatatatcgacaactagaataatcaccgaactagaataattaccaaagtaatcaccgacgtgcctttttttctgtcatatacaatttaatgcgttagaaagaaatcgaaaaactgtgacgcactgaaagatgatcatgagaaaaagaatacctaaTACAACTTACGCATTttaaaaaaggtggtttaaaaggttttttaaatttaatttaaactgtattattacatttttaacacatttgtagaaaaaaactattaaaatttgttagaatatacaaaaataaaagtagatgttattctatagttatTATGATTTACGCATTGgtagtataggcagttttgatgtaatgtcaagaaaaatataaaaatggaatgtcagtcaagttcaagtaaaagttttttgtatgtattgtcctgtaattgagaatgaataaattataattgttaaaaagtacatttttaaggcactcatgtgaattgcagaatgagcgaagcgaatctttcagATACGTGCCTTGGAATTgtgcttttaacatttatatcataaataactattattataatttttgtgtatttggacttgtctacctcgggaataagataataagtaatatttaaagtattttataattcacttcgtatgtttgtcactatgtctgagaaatcttgtagcccgtataaacaaaagggtatagctcagtggtagagcgttgggctggagatcaagaggtccctgGTTCAAATCCTGGTGTgttctaatctttttttaatttttggtattgttttaataaaaatttttggaaagtagtaagtaaaaattaatttaatctttaaataaatacaaataaactgtccaaaagtgtatttatttcattgaaatcatatttcgAAGTAtaccttcttacgtgcgtacaaagtacacacattctttttttgtgacgctcatgatcgagatagtacaccaaaatttgggaataagtaggtcatgatgtaacAAGTAAAATATATCCTaccaactcctgtacaccagcaacggcatcattcaacactaggttcagattGTGGGATGCACAATGAATATATTatgaagatttttttttcaatgtcaATTATGCGCCTTGGTAGGCCTGAATTTGTACCACTCATAACGCTTCCCCCATACCCCTTTCCActgcagttgtgtacggaaaggtgctttgattgtataaattttaaaatttcatttacaagaccttctgcactttggtctaatatgcgaataaatcccaaaaaattTTCAACAACTTCTTCTTTGGAAGGtcaattattttcatcgcaagttatttttacataccgGAAAATAATACTAAACTGATCGTGCTTTGAAATATCTTGTGTgcttattgaataaaaataactttttttaattaaattaatcaatttgttttcagtttcttgagccaaCAAATTTATAacgtcgttttgtatttgagggCTCAAGTAATctgtttttaagttattgtttttatcgattaatttagctaaaacaggatcatatatttagctactacatgaaccaccgacaaaaaattacatttttgtgattcactttcatctaaactaccaacatgtctACGAAACGCTAAATTACACCCGGAAAGAGTAAGAGACATCAATTACCCGTTTCACtacttccttccaaattccctattttgatgcttattaggaaaatatgttttggtccccaatttaatGAAAGTAAAAGTATTAagctttaaggggcccctcctaacgtcgggcccccccgccttgcgggcctgtcagctacgccactgataGATAGGAAtaaaagttataaccaaaaattttagccaactttcagcttcacattttaaaattaattggaATGTTACAGGGTATTCAGTAAcatcgtggcagaccaaacttatttttttttaaatggaacaccccatattttatcttatattcgaaatcttcttaacttccccattacaaaaatatacaggTCTCTTATGTTATacatggtatttacaaagttataaccgattttctatgaaaatcgtaacaagttcagctccctgtataaataaaaataagcacgaCGGCAagggtttattgatgccatatttttttatttattgtcaaaattgttaaaaatgattaacattgctaattttctttatatcgaatacagggtgagtcgaAACGCAGGTACGTTATTTTcgcagtaattttaaatggaacaccctgtattttatatcactgttGAAAGGTACCAttatcgtactttaatttgtgtacaacattccctatgtctaaatttattagttttcgagatattttcatttttcaatggaccagtagggTGGCTACCCAGATCACCAAAATTGAATAAACTGGCCTGATTTTTTGGGCTTACGTtaagaatgaaggttataaaatgACTCCAACAACAAGgaatgagatgaaaaatagaatacaaagtgtatttcgaagtgttcacttacaaatgcttcgtagtgtaagtaaccCATTCACACaactcattttgaacaccttatgtaattaaatatataaaatattttactaaaagtagCTTCCCATTTTTCAAAAACGTTGTATTTTGtgttcgtgtttttttttttgtaaagtttttttaatgataaattatttttcgttctttttttgttacattgttacatttacatacaaaagtagtttttaattgttttcacaaaattttgtgtttgtgtgtgtgttttttttatttacaactgataaattatttttctttctttatttgttacatttacatacaaaagtagtttttaattgtttcaaaaatgtttgttgtatgttgtggttgtggttttttttgtaaaatttattactaataaattatttttctttctttatttgctacattgttacattgattatcCGAATTGACAATCTTAAATTATCAGTTTTAaaaaattcagtcatggcttacttaaaatttggaaagatttagacccctaattaataatttgttctgaaaaatgaaaatatctcgaaaactaataaatttatacatagggaatattatacaaaaattaaagtacggtaacggtacttttcgatagtaacataaaatacagggtgttccatttaaaattactgtgaaaataatgtacttgcgttttgactcaccctgtattcgatataaagaaaattggcaatatcaaccatttttttaaattttcacaatcaacaaaaaaatattgcatCAACAAActattgctgttttgcttatttttatttatacaggtagctgaacttgttacgattttcataggaaattttttataactttgtaaataccatgtataacataacagacctttatatttttgtaatggggaagttaagaagatttcgaatataagataaaatatagggtgttccatttaaaaaaaaaacataagtttggtctgtcacgatgttatagaacaccctgtaatattctaattaattttaaaatataaagctcaaagttggctacaatttttgttattaacttttattgctatctattactattgggaccgtgcaagttcggcaaagcgacccctatttctacgctctgtacttttattcgcacttttaattatattggccaattatattagtcctggttactggataattgtcaaggccatagtccaaaaaaatagtaagaagaaaaaataagattcaggttatgttatgaaaacgtgagcaattgtatgtagtaaataaaattagttattaaaatgcagtactgcactcaaaatacaattaatgaaatttacctttatataataattgcatatcatattaatattgtggagcaatatataatttttctgcttcaatgacagaagttatgaaatatacgtcaatttgacaatttcagttaacaatatgaattatttaagatagttgcaatatttctccgcgactcgcgcacggtcgtttctcgtttcccttccaagtacttgcacatcgcgaatagcggatctattgagctttaccccaccaatcaatcaccctgtataatgcttTATTTGTAATAATACTCTACataatgaaaataaattaaaattaacttTTGTTGTCTCAACAGTTGTAGATGGAGAGGATTTCGATCTGAAATACTAGACCACTGTAAAACTGATCATCCGGGAAACATAATTCTTCGAAACCACCAAAAAGAAGGGTCCCAGATTTTGTCCAACCCGCAGACTTCAACGAGGACTTTTTAGTACACATACATGCCACTCTTTTCCGATTCTCCTGGAACTTAAATAGAGAAAGCGGCGTAATGAGGTTTGCAGTGTACTCTTTAGGAAAACCATTATTAGACAAgttatttgaatttaaaattgtAATCTTTTTAAAGGATACAAAGAAAGAAGCGCTTTCTATGTTCGGACCCTGTTACCCTCTCATCAATAACGAGAATAGAAGATTCATCGGGGATAAGTATGTATTAACAAATTTTGATATGTATGGTTAAAGATCTCGTTGACAATAACGCTACTTCCCAGCTAACATTGTTCGTATATATGATGTCAAACAAACGTCAACATTTTGGGAGAAATTACgtcaaaagttacatcaaatgtTACCTAAAATATACGTATAAAACAGTAACAGTTTTACGTAATTTCTACGTAACCTTTTTAATGTCACAAAACGTCACTTTCTAGTTGAATTTTCGGTATAAAtaatatatagggcttttcatcgattgtcatttgaaAGAATGAAACGCCAAATTACTATTTTATCCAAGAATCACATTGAGGCACACACCATTcataattcgatttttttgccATAACTCAATAGAAACTAACACGATTTTAAGCACGGAAATGTAAGGTTATGTGTTAATGAA contains:
- the LOC126887324 gene encoding zinc finger protein 665-like isoform X1; this encodes MECNENKDSTNQEILTHIKGEGDSLQKYNSKEVKSEPDNSSYGQESVLDEYCSNSEDVKIENHVLEDVSNEIKVKIKNEPEECSNGGLQDITVKVTKPSSAPKVHLKTGTGETSHKCEIYSKLFTTKGGPRDITVKVTKPSSAAKVHLKTCTVEKPYICEICSKLFTLKGNLNTHKLVHLSEKPYKCEICSKQYTQLSSLKDHMTVHTGERPYKCEICSKLFTLKGNLNTHKLVHLSEKPYKCEICSKQYTQLSSLKDHMTVHTGERPYKCEICSKQFTQITNLNTHVKCHSGKKPYKCEICSKQFTQLSSLKDHMRIHTGEKPYKCEICSKQFSQRSTLIYHMRVHTGEKPYECEICSKQFTAKSSLNDHMRIHSGEKPYKCEICSKQFNLISNLNAHKRLHTSERPYKCEICSKQFKQLNGLNYHMIRHTGEKPYECEICNKRFATKHYLKLHMRLHTSEKPYKCEICDKLFTQLSHLKQHMIVHTGERPYKCEICSKKFSQKGTLKYHMRVHTGEKPYECEICNKLFIQLINLKSHMQVHTGERPYKCEICNNLFTTKGSLNNHIIRIHTREKPYK